One Fibrobacter sp. UBA4297 DNA window includes the following coding sequences:
- a CDS encoding 4'-phosphopantetheinyl transferase family protein gives MLYIFTGTESFTEIDLAGLWPLLSNQRAQKVDKYRYFKDRKLSALAYILLRYALIEEKGIDEKVEFEIGPYGKPFIKGMPELQFNLSHSAEGIVCGLANSPVGVDIADIDASNLDCMKSAMHPCEQHAIKNSNDKARTFARFWSMKESFFKYIGTGIDGSIKSLDFSDYDENLFDYRLAKMQVVDSEKSVITAYCAELLPVRILTKIDLIDFLIGEPHNAKFALA, from the coding sequence GTGCTATACATTTTCACAGGAACAGAATCTTTTACAGAAATAGACCTAGCAGGGCTATGGCCATTGCTAAGCAATCAACGCGCCCAAAAAGTTGACAAATACCGTTATTTCAAAGACCGTAAATTATCGGCGTTGGCATACATCCTTTTGCGTTACGCTTTAATCGAAGAAAAAGGCATTGACGAAAAAGTTGAATTCGAAATTGGCCCTTACGGAAAGCCGTTTATCAAAGGCATGCCGGAGCTGCAATTCAATTTATCGCACTCCGCCGAAGGAATTGTTTGCGGACTGGCAAACTCCCCCGTGGGCGTTGATATCGCAGACATTGACGCCAGCAATTTAGACTGCATGAAAAGCGCCATGCATCCGTGTGAACAACATGCCATAAAAAATTCGAATGACAAAGCCCGCACATTTGCGCGTTTTTGGTCAATGAAAGAAAGTTTTTTCAAATACATCGGCACCGGAATCGACGGCAGCATAAAAAGCCTTGATTTTTCGGACTACGATGAAAATTTATTCGATTACAGACTCGCCAAAATGCAAGTTGTCGATAGTGAAAAATCAGTCATCACCGCTTACTGCGCAGAACTTTTGCCCGTCAGAATCCTCACCAAAATCGACCTAATTGACTTTTTAATAGGAGAACCCCATAATGCAAAATTTGCCCTCGCTTAA
- a CDS encoding AMP-binding protein: MKNGIATNFSKAELKMRILCARHTFENAGLKQGDMVIFQINGASKKAFMGNFFALLSMGIAPVFLTAARSKDHVTRLIRVASDNPKAAIIADTETAEFIKFFWKECDLNRLIVVPEEITQIPQDLPSEIEYVDVDPKALALVLYSSGSTSDPKGVMMSNERFLLMLKNLNIALKTSSKDTWLQWLPLEHAFGIVTLITIPMYYKTGAVHMDAAEFIQNPKSWFDAVSKTRATKTSAPNFAYPLLLKAMDGSENWDLSCIDFILNGGEPLSKKVLAEFTQTMAKFGMHEHAIVPLYGLTEALGAVTFNMDHEYPELDINKVTAGIDFDMKGLRENAKDIVCQGRAIPEMQIRICDDDNKVLPDNTVGSIQVFSDYICTGYLNKDSSDMFVDGWLDTGDLGFLSNGLLYVVGRKKDMFFIHGKNIYLRDIEQVVTSKFGYRCAACGVNDSAASTNYIYLFVEYGEPEKVNVKSLKDHVFSEMGFGLKEVIPLKSLVLTGTGKIAKEKLYAAYKEGKI; encoded by the coding sequence ATGAAAAACGGAATTGCAACAAATTTTTCGAAAGCAGAATTAAAAATGCGCATTCTATGCGCACGCCATACCTTTGAAAACGCAGGGCTAAAGCAAGGCGACATGGTGATTTTTCAAATCAACGGAGCTTCTAAAAAAGCTTTCATGGGAAACTTTTTCGCTCTTTTAAGCATGGGAATCGCACCTGTATTCTTGACAGCGGCACGCAGCAAAGACCATGTTACGCGTTTGATTCGCGTGGCAAGCGACAACCCCAAAGCCGCCATTATCGCAGACACCGAAACCGCCGAATTCATCAAGTTCTTCTGGAAAGAATGCGATTTGAACCGTTTGATTGTCGTGCCTGAAGAAATCACACAAATCCCGCAAGATTTGCCAAGCGAAATCGAATATGTCGATGTAGACCCTAAAGCGCTCGCGCTCGTTCTTTACTCCTCCGGCAGCACCTCCGACCCGAAGGGCGTCATGATGTCTAACGAAAGATTCCTTCTGATGCTCAAGAATCTGAACATCGCGTTAAAGACAAGTTCAAAGGATACATGGTTGCAATGGCTCCCACTTGAACACGCTTTTGGAATTGTCACGCTCATCACCATCCCGATGTACTACAAGACGGGCGCCGTTCACATGGACGCCGCAGAATTCATCCAGAATCCAAAATCATGGTTTGATGCAGTCAGCAAGACTCGCGCTACAAAGACATCTGCACCGAATTTTGCTTACCCGCTTCTTTTGAAGGCAATGGACGGTAGCGAAAATTGGGATTTGTCTTGCATTGATTTTATCTTGAATGGCGGTGAGCCGCTTTCGAAAAAGGTTCTTGCCGAATTCACGCAAACCATGGCAAAATTTGGAATGCACGAGCATGCCATCGTCCCGCTTTACGGACTTACAGAAGCTTTGGGCGCCGTAACGTTCAACATGGACCACGAATACCCGGAACTTGATATCAATAAAGTGACTGCAGGCATTGACTTCGACATGAAAGGTCTTCGCGAAAATGCAAAGGACATTGTCTGCCAAGGCCGAGCCATCCCCGAAATGCAAATCCGCATTTGCGACGACGATAACAAAGTTCTTCCAGACAACACCGTCGGAAGCATCCAAGTTTTCAGTGACTACATTTGCACAGGCTACCTGAACAAAGATTCATCCGACATGTTCGTTGACGGTTGGCTCGACACAGGCGACTTAGGCTTTTTGAGCAACGGTCTCTTATACGTTGTAGGCCGTAAAAAAGACATGTTCTTTATCCACGGCAAAAACATTTATTTGCGCGACATTGAACAAGTTGTCACTTCTAAATTCGGCTACCGTTGTGCCGCCTGCGGCGTGAACGACTCAGCCGCATCCACCAATTACATTTACCTCTTCGTTGAATACGGCGAACCCGAAAAAGTAAACGTCAAGTCTCTCAAAGATCACGTTTTCTCCGAAATGGGATTCGGCTTAAAAGAAGTCATCCCGCTCAAATCATTGGTTCTCACAGGCACCGGCAAAATTGCAAAAGAAAAATTGTACGCCGCCTATAAAGAAGGTAAAATTTAA
- a CDS encoding non-ribosomal peptide synthetase — MKELVNRFEAKGIHLWVDGGKIKYKASKELMTPDVLAELKANKESLIEFLSTKSDDSDISIVIDRINRFEPFPLTDVQSAYLLGRSKTFEYGGVACHVYLEIRYAELETQKVRNIWNAITRKYDMLHAVINESGFQQVMKDVPELEIPEWDLVKHPEKTADFEKFHKEMGNRAYTVGKWPMFGLAVSRNNEGAILHFSIEFLLADWASIWKLVAEFEAAYFDGVPVSGEEELSFRDYLIAEKKLKATPQYEKEKKYWMDRIVNLPDAPELPKLSASEAKDAFGRKFLRIPADAWNRIKTKAKQYGLTPTVPILSCYADVLAKWSRNKRFCINMTVLNRLPLHEKVMDIVGDFTSLSLLEVDCGGKENFLARTRKINGQLFADLDNRLFSGVEVMREISRQSKKTGLTMPIVYTSAIGLADSGTPLRGEFSGGISQTPQTFIDCQVMDGAFGLQVNWDYREGVFPEGVLDSMFEAFEKRLLALADENEDWENIANIALPARDAAERKAANDTRKDWNVRMLQDDFIESVKRTPKKIAIDDGTTQFTFEELDARAKVVADQLITCGIKPQDCVPVLMEKSAWQLVSVFGVLYAGAIYVPIAAAKAKGRAEKIVKKTGAKVALGISTNEALLEGELTTINVDTLSANNFAVDCSRFPRRTPDDIAYIIYTSGSTGEPKGVVITHKGAMNTIDDMNDRFHVTADDAVLGLSQLNFDLSVYDIFGILACGGTVIYPTAHDYMNPEIWESLIHKNHITVWNTVPALMKMLLNFVESKKSAEPLPLKEVFLSGDWIPVDMPERIRKVAPGVDVICLGGATEASIWSNYHRYDPNDGLKILPYGRPLANQTMHILDNDLQPCPTMVAGQIALGGDGVALGYYLDAERTAAQFVTLPKTDELVYLTGDMGRYLPGGEIEFLGREDTQVKIRGHRIELGEIENVLKDFPAIKEAVAIVSTDKREIYSAIIPENASNEAIIEAKQKFNEREKSVEKFMQDCVSEIDINQIKAGYEAEETASTYTILFELQKMGLFKKDKPYTFEEIKAPIISKYHWLVTQWISYLQAEKLIEQQGDSYICHAEASEQQKEALWKKTYEVWNGEYITKDFLEYVKLNGEHLAEIAQGNVDPGKFLYPEEGDKYRYVDSLYVKNKIMVIAYKTLAEYLKKLLDQEPNRPIRILEIGAGTGSATRYLLPTLKGHKFEYYFTDYLKHFFPTAAEMFKEYPELVFKQLDMNEDFVKQGLKPNSFDIVFGGYVMDNAIDFSKTLEQIENVLVPGGHFMFLESYELSAWITITQALLMDVPSDDLERQKQIFEQLKMSRDKWAAKLEHGEKNVSLSSFPASDEQLDLLHVLFFVKQVKTDKQIIDEEKLKAHLDKYLLHYMHPGLIQEFNALPLSANGKIDRKNILKFFEETKAKSGTLNIAQLEDALVSSLPIEKAAAILGNNKDNLIVAVEPRKKQESQTRASEEAFAKFVKQADQDSATKQTDFDWNKIETSYRSIEKASADSILLGLFKTGILVYGKDFTKSEFEKSLPEKFRFHAQEWINVLLENGYIAASEDGFRILQETSTPHNEAKWHEAIQNLDNHIGTEAYVKYLKDNGIHFAEILEGSVDPEQFVYKNYIDNEEKSALQNWADIIQAQNNYKVINDYIVTSLKQIMTSDSKKTWRILELGAGTGQITRQIFAYLKESRIPFIYNFTDKYTQFFPMAGEYTNKDPAMIFTQLDFNENFETQGIAENSVDIVLCGGVMANSIDLNHTLEQIKKTLVPGGYLFIEEVCSDCASVSVSQALMMDKPTDKIREKNMFLPKKDWLDLLRQKDNLRNATTLPLDDNKARMLGGYLYVKQFKYDQEDVSESSIKLILNDICPEKNTSIQILDKLPTNTDGSVDKRALKHYADAFESSQSNEKSIESRLIEITVKALNIDSIGLDDNFYDFGADSLLMAQMATTIRNELASDKTFDAILKQLLDFPTITEVAQFLKNEVTEESGDSGELIQLQRIGKPKNNCARILLPTVLWNNEMYHEIIPLMEKQDEGEIFTFKLSNPQQFFDINPDEVASVLAKTFAEKIIEAQIEKVQIIGYSFNGKMSLELAERLENAGIEIADFVIVEGARLPFEIKQTNMKDFFFATLIGVDPQKVGFKFEDITFLMNRYIEETKKKIIDESDFEKIISQSPDAAAIRIFNALSASERFQKIKEYSGDFGKSMTDEAFARIKNTFDQNFNVMVNYNPTPYFGDLRYLKADNSNSIFKNADKFLFQKWDDLCIGEIKYEQLKGDHFTAFTSKEYAIDLAEKLSIRNIQENA; from the coding sequence ATGAAAGAATTGGTCAACCGTTTTGAAGCAAAGGGTATTCATCTTTGGGTAGATGGCGGAAAAATTAAGTACAAAGCCTCAAAAGAGTTGATGACGCCAGACGTTCTTGCAGAACTCAAGGCCAACAAGGAATCGCTTATTGAATTTTTGAGCACAAAGAGCGATGATAGCGATATTTCAATCGTCATTGACCGAATAAATCGATTTGAACCATTCCCGCTGACCGACGTGCAGTCCGCTTATTTGCTCGGACGTAGCAAGACTTTTGAATACGGTGGCGTCGCTTGCCATGTTTATCTGGAGATACGTTACGCGGAACTTGAAACGCAAAAGGTTCGTAACATCTGGAATGCGATCACGCGCAAATACGACATGCTCCACGCTGTCATCAACGAGAGCGGATTTCAGCAGGTGATGAAGGATGTTCCAGAATTGGAGATTCCGGAATGGGACTTGGTAAAGCATCCTGAAAAAACAGCCGATTTTGAAAAGTTCCACAAAGAAATGGGTAACCGTGCCTATACCGTTGGGAAATGGCCGATGTTCGGGCTTGCCGTAAGCCGCAATAATGAAGGTGCAATTCTCCATTTTTCGATTGAATTTTTGCTTGCCGACTGGGCAAGTATCTGGAAACTTGTCGCCGAATTTGAAGCCGCCTATTTTGACGGCGTCCCCGTCAGCGGCGAAGAAGAACTCTCGTTCCGTGATTACCTGATTGCAGAAAAGAAACTCAAGGCGACTCCGCAGTACGAAAAAGAAAAGAAGTACTGGATGGATCGAATTGTAAACCTCCCCGATGCGCCAGAATTGCCAAAACTCTCAGCCTCCGAAGCAAAAGATGCATTCGGTCGCAAGTTCTTGAGAATTCCTGCAGACGCTTGGAACCGCATAAAGACAAAAGCCAAGCAATACGGTCTCACGCCTACCGTTCCGATTCTTTCGTGCTATGCCGATGTTCTTGCCAAGTGGAGCCGCAATAAGCGTTTTTGCATCAACATGACGGTTCTCAACCGATTGCCGTTGCACGAAAAAGTGATGGACATCGTTGGCGATTTTACATCATTAAGTTTGTTAGAAGTCGATTGTGGCGGTAAAGAAAACTTCCTCGCTCGCACCCGTAAAATCAATGGCCAGCTTTTTGCAGACTTGGACAACCGCCTATTCAGCGGCGTAGAGGTCATGCGCGAGATTTCCCGCCAGAGCAAAAAGACCGGGCTTACCATGCCAATTGTCTACACGAGTGCTATTGGGCTTGCCGATTCTGGAACACCTTTGCGCGGTGAATTTTCAGGGGGCATTTCACAGACGCCACAAACGTTTATCGATTGTCAAGTCATGGATGGAGCATTCGGTCTGCAAGTCAACTGGGACTACCGCGAAGGCGTTTTCCCAGAAGGCGTTTTGGATTCCATGTTTGAGGCTTTTGAAAAAAGGCTGTTGGCGCTCGCAGACGAAAACGAGGACTGGGAAAATATTGCAAATATAGCCCTCCCTGCCCGCGATGCAGCAGAACGCAAAGCCGCAAACGACACGCGAAAAGATTGGAACGTGCGAATGTTGCAAGACGACTTTATCGAAAGCGTCAAGCGCACTCCGAAGAAAATCGCTATTGATGACGGCACCACACAATTCACGTTTGAAGAACTCGATGCCCGCGCCAAAGTGGTTGCCGATCAGTTAATAACATGTGGTATAAAGCCTCAAGATTGCGTGCCAGTACTGATGGAAAAATCCGCATGGCAACTTGTCTCTGTTTTTGGCGTTTTGTACGCAGGAGCCATCTACGTCCCGATCGCCGCCGCAAAAGCCAAGGGTCGTGCCGAAAAGATTGTAAAGAAAACGGGAGCCAAGGTTGCTCTAGGAATTTCTACAAACGAAGCGCTCCTTGAAGGCGAATTGACGACTATTAACGTAGACACCCTCAGCGCAAATAACTTTGCCGTAGACTGTTCAAGATTCCCGAGACGCACTCCAGATGATATCGCCTACATCATCTACACAAGTGGAAGCACTGGCGAACCCAAAGGCGTTGTGATTACACACAAAGGTGCCATGAACACCATCGACGACATGAATGACCGATTCCATGTCACCGCAGACGATGCCGTACTCGGGCTTTCACAACTCAATTTTGACCTTTCTGTTTACGACATCTTTGGCATTCTCGCTTGTGGCGGAACCGTCATTTACCCGACCGCACATGATTACATGAATCCCGAAATTTGGGAATCCTTGATTCACAAGAACCACATCACCGTTTGGAACACCGTTCCGGCCTTGATGAAGATGCTCCTGAATTTTGTTGAAAGCAAAAAATCGGCAGAGCCTCTCCCGCTCAAGGAAGTGTTCCTCTCCGGCGACTGGATTCCTGTAGACATGCCCGAAAGAATCCGTAAAGTCGCCCCTGGCGTCGATGTCATCTGTCTCGGCGGTGCAACAGAAGCCTCCATCTGGTCCAATTACCATCGTTACGATCCTAACGACGGTCTCAAAATTCTGCCGTACGGTCGTCCGCTCGCGAACCAGACCATGCACATCCTCGATAACGATTTACAGCCGTGCCCGACAATGGTCGCGGGGCAAATCGCGCTTGGTGGCGATGGCGTTGCACTTGGCTATTACCTAGATGCAGAACGCACTGCCGCGCAGTTTGTGACTCTCCCGAAAACGGATGAACTAGTTTACTTGACCGGTGACATGGGGCGCTATCTCCCCGGTGGTGAAATTGAATTTCTCGGTCGTGAAGACACTCAAGTAAAAATTCGTGGGCATCGCATTGAGCTCGGTGAAATCGAAAATGTCTTGAAGGACTTCCCCGCCATCAAGGAAGCAGTCGCCATTGTCAGTACAGACAAGCGCGAAATCTATTCTGCGATTATTCCCGAAAATGCATCCAACGAAGCAATTATCGAAGCTAAGCAAAAATTCAACGAGCGTGAAAAATCCGTTGAAAAGTTCATGCAGGATTGCGTTAGCGAAATTGACATCAATCAAATCAAGGCCGGTTACGAAGCAGAAGAAACCGCAAGCACCTACACCATTTTATTTGAGCTTCAAAAAATGGGATTGTTCAAAAAAGACAAGCCTTACACTTTTGAAGAAATCAAAGCTCCCATTATTTCCAAATACCATTGGCTTGTAACACAATGGATTAGCTACTTGCAAGCAGAAAAGCTCATCGAGCAACAGGGCGATTCTTACATCTGCCACGCGGAAGCTTCGGAACAGCAAAAGGAAGCGCTTTGGAAGAAGACTTATGAAGTTTGGAATGGTGAATACATCACCAAGGATTTCCTTGAATACGTCAAATTGAACGGCGAGCACCTTGCAGAAATCGCTCAAGGAAATGTTGATCCAGGTAAATTCCTTTACCCCGAAGAAGGCGACAAGTACCGTTATGTTGACTCGCTCTACGTCAAGAACAAGATAATGGTCATCGCCTATAAGACCTTGGCAGAATATCTGAAAAAACTTTTGGACCAAGAGCCCAATCGTCCCATCCGCATTCTCGAAATTGGTGCCGGCACAGGTTCAGCAACAAGATACCTGTTGCCCACATTAAAGGGCCACAAGTTTGAATACTACTTCACCGATTACCTAAAGCATTTCTTCCCGACTGCAGCAGAGATGTTCAAGGAATATCCAGAGCTCGTTTTCAAGCAGCTCGACATGAATGAAGATTTTGTCAAGCAAGGATTGAAGCCAAATTCATTTGATATAGTCTTTGGCGGATACGTTATGGACAACGCTATTGATTTCAGCAAGACATTGGAACAAATTGAAAACGTTCTCGTTCCAGGCGGACATTTCATGTTCCTCGAGTCTTACGAACTTTCAGCATGGATTACCATCACGCAGGCGCTCTTGATGGATGTTCCGTCCGATGATTTGGAACGCCAGAAACAAATTTTTGAGCAACTCAAGATGTCTCGCGACAAGTGGGCTGCAAAACTGGAACATGGCGAAAAGAATGTAAGCCTAAGTTCTTTCCCGGCTAGCGATGAACAGCTGGACCTTTTGCACGTTCTGTTCTTTGTAAAGCAAGTCAAGACAGACAAACAAATCATTGACGAGGAAAAGCTCAAGGCGCACTTGGATAAATACCTATTGCACTACATGCATCCGGGACTCATCCAAGAATTTAATGCATTGCCGCTTTCTGCCAACGGGAAAATCGACCGCAAGAATATTCTCAAGTTCTTCGAAGAAACAAAGGCAAAATCGGGAACGTTAAACATCGCGCAACTCGAAGATGCTCTTGTCAGCAGCTTGCCTATAGAAAAAGCGGCAGCGATTCTTGGTAACAACAAGGACAACCTCATCGTAGCTGTAGAACCTCGCAAAAAACAGGAATCGCAAACAAGAGCAAGCGAAGAAGCTTTTGCAAAATTCGTGAAGCAAGCCGACCAGGACTCCGCAACAAAGCAGACTGATTTCGATTGGAATAAAATTGAAACCAGCTACAGAAGCATTGAAAAAGCATCAGCAGACTCCATTCTGCTTGGACTTTTCAAGACCGGCATTCTCGTTTACGGAAAAGATTTCACCAAAAGCGAATTTGAAAAATCATTACCCGAAAAATTCCGATTCCATGCACAGGAATGGATTAACGTTCTTTTAGAAAACGGCTACATCGCTGCAAGTGAAGACGGATTCAGGATTTTGCAAGAGACCTCGACTCCGCACAACGAAGCTAAATGGCACGAAGCGATTCAAAATCTTGACAATCACATCGGCACAGAAGCTTACGTCAAATACCTCAAGGATAACGGCATTCACTTCGCCGAAATTTTGGAAGGCTCAGTTGACCCCGAACAATTCGTTTACAAGAACTATATCGATAACGAAGAAAAGAGCGCTTTGCAAAATTGGGCAGATATTATTCAAGCCCAAAACAATTACAAAGTCATCAATGATTACATTGTCACTTCCCTGAAACAAATCATGACATCGGATTCCAAGAAAACTTGGAGAATCCTTGAACTAGGTGCTGGCACAGGCCAAATCACGCGACAGATATTCGCCTATCTCAAAGAATCCAGAATTCCGTTCATTTATAACTTCACGGACAAGTACACGCAATTTTTCCCGATGGCGGGAGAATACACAAACAAAGATCCTGCCATGATTTTCACGCAGCTGGATTTCAACGAGAATTTTGAAACTCAGGGAATTGCAGAAAACAGCGTAGACATAGTCCTGTGCGGTGGCGTGATGGCAAACTCCATCGACTTGAATCATACGCTAGAGCAAATCAAGAAAACCCTAGTTCCGGGCGGTTACCTTTTCATTGAAGAAGTCTGTTCCGATTGCGCTTCTGTATCGGTTTCTCAAGCATTGATGATGGACAAGCCGACTGACAAGATTCGCGAAAAGAACATGTTCTTGCCCAAGAAGGATTGGCTTGATTTATTGCGTCAAAAGGATAATCTTCGAAATGCAACAACACTCCCGCTGGACGACAACAAGGCAAGAATGTTGGGCGGTTATCTCTATGTCAAACAGTTCAAGTACGATCAAGAAGACGTTTCGGAATCATCCATAAAGCTCATCCTGAACGATATTTGTCCTGAAAAGAATACATCCATTCAAATTCTTGACAAACTACCAACAAACACAGACGGAAGCGTTGACAAGCGTGCATTGAAACATTATGCAGACGCATTTGAAAGCTCGCAGAGCAACGAAAAATCAATAGAAAGCCGACTTATTGAAATCACCGTCAAGGCGTTAAACATCGATTCCATTGGCTTGGACGACAACTTCTACGACTTTGGCGCAGACTCATTGCTCATGGCTCAGATGGCAACAACTATCCGTAACGAACTCGCTTCGGACAAGACGTTTGACGCCATTTTAAAGCAGCTGCTTGATTTTCCGACCATCACGGAAGTTGCCCAGTTCCTGAAAAACGAAGTCACCGAAGAATCAGGCGACTCGGGAGAACTCATTCAGCTCCAGCGCATTGGCAAGCCGAAAAACAATTGCGCTAGAATTTTGCTTCCAACAGTTCTTTGGAACAACGAAATGTACCATGAGATCATTCCGCTCATGGAAAAGCAGGACGAAGGCGAAATTTTCACATTCAAGCTTTCAAACCCGCAACAGTTCTTTGACATCAATCCCGATGAAGTTGCGAGCGTCTTGGCAAAGACCTTTGCCGAAAAAATCATTGAAGCCCAAATTGAAAAGGTGCAGATTATCGGATACAGTTTCAACGGTAAGATGTCTTTGGAACTTGCCGAGCGCCTTGAAAATGCAGGGATTGAAATAGCAGACTTCGTGATTGTAGAAGGCGCTCGTTTGCCATTTGAAATCAAGCAAACGAACATGAAGGACTTTTTCTTTGCCACATTAATTGGCGTTGATCCGCAGAAGGTTGGTTTCAAATTCGAAGACATTACTTTCTTGATGAACCGCTACATCGAAGAAACAAAGAAAAAAATCATTGACGAAAGCGACTTCGAAAAAATCATCAGCCAGTCACCCGATGCAGCCGCCATTCGGATCTTCAACGCATTATCTGCAAGCGAACGATTCCAGAAAATCAAGGAGTATTCGGGCGATTTCGGCAAGAGCATGACCGATGAAGCTTTCGCTAGAATCAAGAATACATTTGACCAAAACTTCAACGTCATGGTCAATTATAACCCGACTCCGTATTTTGGCGACTTGCGTTATTTGAAGGCAGACAACAGCAACAGTATTTTCAAGAATGCTGATAAATTCCTGTTCCAAAAATGGGATGACCTCTGCATTGGTGAAATAAAGTACGAACAGCTCAAGGGAGACCACTTCACCGCATTCACATCAAAAGAATACGCCATAGATCTCGCCGAAAAATTGTCTATCAGGAACATTCAGGAGAACGCCTAA
- a CDS encoding condensation domain-containing protein — protein sequence MSFQNVAELIDSFANRGVTLWLDEGKLKFRAANGALSAEDKECLKANKADIIAHLEHLAAEESNAFPLSPIQKSYLVGRDSVYDLGGINTHYYMELEFDATIDVALLENAWNEVISHDDALRLVISAKGTQHVLETAPKYSIEVVNLETPKKRLEKRKEWSHHIYPLNQWPFFTMRVSRVPNENDVLHFDFDCMIMDAWSAKIALSQMFKLYRGEAVQWIDYGFKDYCNDLIAYEKQQDYSQAEAFWKSKINELVCEPDLPYAKPLSEIHNHHFARISGELSVDEFALFQQRCREYRTTPAAVISTAYLKALLKFSTNDSLTLNSTIFNRLPLHKDINSVVGDFTNIAFITLSKKCKNFLECVQSVQKDLWQLVRFHTYDGTKILKFKEGLSPMRAQMPIVITCVLENGQKSKSDMPDGLRQIYALSKTPQVVLDYQVTNFDGRLSVNWDYAEPAFAPETLKEMFATNIGLLKRLLTEKWDEVL from the coding sequence ATGAGTTTTCAGAATGTAGCAGAACTTATTGACAGTTTCGCAAACCGAGGCGTAACGCTTTGGCTAGACGAAGGCAAGCTCAAGTTCCGTGCCGCAAACGGAGCGCTCAGCGCCGAAGACAAGGAATGCCTAAAAGCGAATAAAGCAGATATTATCGCGCATTTGGAGCACCTTGCAGCAGAAGAATCAAACGCGTTTCCGCTCTCGCCCATTCAAAAATCGTATTTGGTCGGTCGCGATTCCGTTTACGATCTCGGTGGAATCAACACGCATTACTACATGGAGCTTGAATTCGATGCGACAATTGATGTCGCATTGCTAGAAAATGCATGGAACGAAGTCATCTCGCACGATGACGCGCTTCGCCTTGTCATTTCTGCCAAAGGAACGCAACACGTTCTTGAAACCGCACCGAAATATTCCATTGAAGTCGTGAATTTAGAAACCCCAAAAAAGCGACTCGAAAAACGCAAGGAGTGGAGCCACCACATTTACCCTTTAAATCAATGGCCATTCTTTACAATGCGCGTTTCGCGAGTCCCGAACGAAAATGATGTTTTGCATTTCGATTTTGACTGCATGATTATGGACGCTTGGAGCGCAAAAATTGCGCTTTCGCAAATGTTCAAGCTCTATCGCGGCGAAGCCGTGCAATGGATTGATTACGGATTCAAGGACTATTGCAACGACTTGATTGCATACGAAAAGCAGCAAGATTATTCGCAAGCCGAAGCGTTCTGGAAATCTAAAATCAACGAACTAGTGTGCGAACCCGACTTGCCATATGCCAAGCCACTTTCCGAAATTCACAATCACCATTTTGCTCGTATTTCAGGAGAATTGTCCGTTGACGAATTCGCATTGTTCCAGCAAAGATGCCGCGAATATCGCACAACGCCCGCTGCAGTTATCAGCACTGCATACCTCAAGGCACTTCTGAAATTCAGCACAAACGATTCGCTTACGCTTAATTCCACCATATTCAACCGTTTGCCGCTCCACAAAGACATCAACTCGGTTGTCGGCGATTTCACGAACATCGCTTTTATCACATTATCCAAGAAATGCAAAAACTTTTTGGAATGCGTCCAAAGCGTTCAAAAAGACTTGTGGCAACTTGTACGATTCCACACGTATGATGGCACAAAGATTCTCAAGTTCAAGGAAGGGCTTTCGCCGATGCGCGCACAAATGCCCATTGTGATTACATGCGTACTCGAAAACGGTCAAAAGTCCAAGAGCGATATGCCCGATGGACTGCGACAAATATACGCATTGAGCAAGACACCGCAAGTGGTGTTGGATTACCAGGTCACCAATTTTGACGGGAGACTTTCCGTCAACTGGGATTACGCAGAACCCGCATTTGCACCGGAAACATTAAAAGAAATGTTCGCGACAAACATCGGATTACTTAAAAGATTACTCACAGAAAAATGGGACGAGGTTTTGTAA